One part of the Malus sylvestris chromosome 2, drMalSylv7.2, whole genome shotgun sequence genome encodes these proteins:
- the LOC126610673 gene encoding ATP synthase subunit O, mitochondrial-like, which produces MAFASRIRSSLPLVTKILKSDSVSAAANGSIAHRSVLCPAFINSEPSRNFSTAQGKKEVKVKVPLVLFGGSGNYASALYIAAVKANTLEKVESEIFAIVEAMKKSPTFSQFTKDLSVPADTRVKAINEITAEAKFSEITKNFLVVLAQNGRLRNLETISKRFAELTMAHKGEVKAIVTSVIPLPAEEEKELKDTLQELIEQGKKVILEQKIDPSILGGLVIEFDKKVFDMSIKTRARQMERYLREPVNFDNL; this is translated from the exons ATGGCATTTGCTTCTCGAATCCGATCGAGCCTGCCTCTCGTCACCAAGATTCTCAAATCGGATTCAGTCTCCGCCGCCGCCAACGGATCCATCGCCCACCGCTCGGTGCTTTGCCCTGCTTTCATCAATTCTGAG CCATCCAGGAACTTTTCTACTGCGCAAGGGAAGAAGGAAGTGAAGGTTAAG GTGCCTCTGGTGTTGTTTGGGGGTTCTGGGAACTATGCCTCTGCTTTGTACATTGCTGCAGTAAAAGCTAATACCTTGGAAAAGGTTGAGTCTGAGATTTTTGCCATTGTTGAGGCTATGAAGAAAAGTCCTACCTTTTCTCAGTTCACAAAGGATTTGTCAGTGCCAGCAGATACTAGAGTGAAGGCAATCAATGAAATTACTGCTGAAGCTAAATTTTCAGAAATTACAAAGAACTTTTTGG ttgtctTGGCTCAGAATGGGAGGTTAAGGAACCTTGAAACCATATCAAAGAGATTTGCGGAGTTGACCATGGCACATAAGGGAGAAGTGAAAGCTATTGTCACATCTGTCATT CCCCTTCCCGCCGAAGAGGAGAAAGAATTGAAGGACACACTGCAGGAATTAATTGAACAGGGGAAGAAGGTCATTCTTGAACAAAAG ATTGATCCTAGTATTTTGGGTGGTCTCGTGATAGAGTTTGATAAAAAGGTGTTTGACATGTCGATTAAGACTAGGGCACGCCAGATGGAGAGGT
- the LOC126611566 gene encoding uncharacterized protein LOC126611566: MLLQLFFTVAFSAVPLTLYVPPIRSLNPLVETMEELFSESRAYTNRVYPRVRHLWFRILDCLLCSRTTR; this comes from the coding sequence ATGCTATTGCAGTTGTTCTTCACAGTGGCCTTCTCTGCAGTGCCTCTCACTCTCTACGTGCCTCCAATCAGAAGCCTAAACCCCTTAGTGGAGACCATGGAGGAACTCTTCTCCGAATCAAGAGCTTACACCAATAGGGTCTACCCACGTGTCCGACATCTTTGGTTTAGGATCTTGGATTGCTTACTTTGCAGCAGAACCACAAg